Proteins encoded in a region of the Flavobacterium sp. MDT1-60 genome:
- a CDS encoding SDR family oxidoreductase, translating to MILKEEREDNSIISSEEINRCIAILAQLNTNTDQIFDIPKEQRIALIKEAGMFSRPDRGEFSRRIKDGLQAAKRKKEKKDKTARKETGIRHAREASIFVAPKLLAFNDLAHKEQLELETPRNCYVCKSEFTKMHHFYDTMCTDCGDFNYAKRFQTADVKGQIAIITGSRLKIGYHITLMLLRGGATVIATTRFPVDSALRFAKEEDFMDWGHRLKIHGLDLRHIPSVEIFCNFIEQKYERLDVLINNAAQTVRRPAGFYSHLMENEELPISALPQKAQELLLDHINCLDELKMLTTGASSNENMPVTWHGPEPGIGLRASAQLSQIPYSFDNALVANEVFPEGELDADLQQVDLRKTNSWRLRLGQIETTEMIEVQLVNSVAPFVLCNRLSEVMKKDNTGQKHIINVSAMEGKFHRFFKEDRHPHTNMAKAALNMLTHTSSGTLAKYGIFMNAVDTGWVTDEDPAELAKKKQELEDFQPPLDIVDGAARVMDPLFDGINTGKHWCGKFLKDYNPIPW from the coding sequence ATGATATTGAAGGAAGAAAGAGAAGATAACAGCATAATATCTTCTGAAGAGATTAATCGATGCATTGCTATTTTGGCACAATTGAATACCAATACAGATCAAATATTTGATATCCCAAAAGAACAACGGATAGCTTTAATTAAAGAGGCAGGAATGTTTTCCAGACCGGATAGAGGTGAGTTTTCCAGAAGAATTAAAGATGGATTACAGGCAGCTAAACGAAAAAAGGAAAAGAAGGACAAAACGGCACGTAAGGAAACCGGAATTAGGCATGCACGTGAAGCAAGCATATTTGTTGCTCCTAAATTATTAGCTTTTAATGATCTGGCTCACAAAGAACAATTAGAACTTGAAACGCCCAGAAACTGTTACGTTTGTAAATCAGAATTTACTAAAATGCATCACTTTTATGACACAATGTGTACGGACTGTGGCGATTTTAATTACGCAAAACGCTTTCAAACGGCAGATGTAAAAGGGCAAATTGCTATTATTACGGGTTCTCGTTTAAAAATTGGCTATCATATTACTTTGATGCTTTTGCGTGGAGGAGCAACTGTAATTGCTACCACTCGCTTTCCTGTTGATTCAGCTTTACGTTTTGCTAAAGAAGAGGATTTTATGGATTGGGGGCATCGGTTGAAAATTCACGGTTTAGACTTAAGACATATTCCGAGCGTAGAGATTTTCTGTAATTTCATTGAGCAAAAATATGAACGTCTTGATGTTTTAATTAATAACGCGGCACAAACAGTTAGACGACCTGCAGGATTCTATTCGCATTTGATGGAGAATGAAGAGTTGCCAATAAGTGCACTTCCTCAAAAGGCGCAAGAATTATTATTGGATCATATCAATTGTCTGGATGAATTAAAAATGCTGACAACTGGAGCTTCTTCAAACGAAAATATGCCAGTTACCTGGCACGGACCCGAACCTGGAATTGGTTTACGTGCTTCGGCTCAATTATCTCAAATTCCATATTCTTTCGATAATGCGTTAGTCGCCAATGAAGTTTTTCCGGAAGGAGAACTCGATGCCGATTTACAGCAAGTCGATTTGCGAAAAACAAACAGTTGGCGTTTGCGACTGGGCCAGATAGAAACCACTGAAATGATTGAAGTACAATTGGTAAATTCAGTTGCACCTTTTGTATTGTGTAACCGACTTTCAGAAGTAATGAAGAAAGATAATACGGGACAAAAACACATCATCAATGTTTCGGCGATGGAGGGGAAATTTCATCGTTTTTTTAAAGAAGATCGTCATCCACATACCAATATGGCAAAAGCAGCTTTAAATATGTTAACCCATACTTCTTCAGGAACGCTGGCGAAATATGGTATATTTATGAATGCAGTAGACACAGGTTGGGTAACAGATGAAGATCCTGCTGAATTGGCAAAGAAAAAGCAGGAGTTAGAAGATTTTCAACCACCATTGGATATAGTGGATGGTGCGGCGAGAGTTATGGATCCTTTGTTTGACGGAATCAATACTGGAAAACATTGGTGCGGAAAATTTCTGAAAGATTACAATCCGATCCCGTGGTAG
- a CDS encoding O-methyltransferase translates to MLFQIKAYLKFLWNSKNEHGVHSPFVFSLLTKCFYDKKSKPEYAILKNYRRSLLQNKNFIEVTDFGAGSKVFKSNRRQISKIASTAGISPKRAELLFRVTHYFQPKNILEIGTSLGLATSALALGNLNANVITLEGCPETANIAKNQLNQFDCNNVDSIITEFEAFLKSNNLQSTIYNLIYFDGNHSKKATLAYFDLLLPTIDNDSVWIFDDIHWSSEMEEAWEIIKNHPKVTVTIDTFQWGFVFFRYEQKKEHFTIRT, encoded by the coding sequence ATGCTATTTCAAATAAAAGCTTATTTAAAGTTCCTGTGGAATTCAAAAAACGAACACGGAGTACATTCCCCGTTTGTTTTTAGTTTACTAACAAAATGTTTTTACGATAAAAAGTCCAAACCGGAATATGCAATTCTGAAAAATTACCGAAGATCATTACTTCAGAATAAAAACTTTATAGAAGTAACTGATTTTGGTGCAGGCTCAAAAGTTTTTAAATCAAACAGAAGACAAATTTCGAAGATTGCATCAACAGCCGGAATTTCTCCAAAACGTGCTGAATTATTATTTCGGGTAACCCATTATTTTCAGCCAAAAAACATTCTTGAAATAGGAACTTCATTGGGATTAGCTACTTCTGCCCTCGCATTAGGTAATCTAAATGCAAATGTAATCACATTAGAAGGTTGTCCTGAAACAGCAAATATTGCTAAAAATCAATTAAATCAATTTGATTGCAATAATGTGGATTCGATTATAACTGAATTCGAAGCTTTCTTAAAATCGAATAATCTACAATCTACAATCTACAATTTAATATATTTTGACGGCAATCATTCAAAAAAAGCCACATTAGCCTATTTTGATCTTTTATTACCAACTATCGACAATGACTCCGTTTGGATTTTTGATGACATTCACTGGTCTTCAGAAATGGAAGAAGCATGGGAAATTATTAAAAACCATCCAAAAGTTACTGTTACAATCGATACTTTTCAATGGGGATTTGTATTTTTTAGATACGAACAGAAAAAAGAGCATTTTACAATTCGAACATAA
- a CDS encoding ABC-F family ATP-binding cassette domain-containing protein, with the protein MNYLSVENISKSFGERTLFDNISFGINKDQKIAFIAKNGSGKTTIMSIINGLDEPDTGQVVLRKGIRMAFLSQDNNLQEELTIEESIFASDNETLKVIEAYEKALENPDDEEAYQKAFDGMDQHNAWDFETQYKQILFKLKLEDFKLKVKNLSGGQKKRLSLAIILINRPDLLILDEPTNHLDLEMIEWLESYFAKENITLFMVTHDRFFLERVCNEIIELDNGKLYQYKGNYSYYLEKKEERITSENASVDKAKNLFVKELEWMRRQPKARTTKSKSRQDDFYVIKEKAQSRRLENKVELEINMERMGSKIIELHKISKKFKDHVILDNFSFDFQRGERIGIIGKNGTGKSTFLNLLTGTIPLDSGRVVKGDTIKIGYYTQSGINPKPNQRVIDIIKEYGEFIPLAKGRMISASQLLERFLFDAKKQYDFVEKLSGGELKRLYLCTVLIQNPNFLILDEPTNDLDIVTLNVLESFLLDYPGCLLVVSHDRYFMDKIVDHLFIFRGKGEIESFPGNYSDFRAYEDSADVAQKEENKAEKKDWKQNNPTGNLTFNEQKEYQKLEREIKDLEIDKTKIEQLFSDGKVADADIEKKANELQNIINKIDQKEERWFELSAKIEG; encoded by the coding sequence GTGAATTACTTATCTGTAGAAAATATATCGAAGTCTTTTGGCGAAAGAACGCTTTTTGACAACATCTCATTCGGAATCAATAAAGACCAAAAAATCGCTTTTATCGCTAAAAACGGGTCTGGAAAAACCACCATTATGAGTATTATTAATGGTTTAGATGAGCCTGACACAGGACAAGTAGTTTTGAGAAAAGGAATCCGTATGGCTTTTCTTTCTCAGGACAATAATCTACAGGAAGAGTTAACTATTGAAGAAAGCATTTTTGCTTCTGATAATGAAACTCTTAAAGTAATTGAAGCCTACGAAAAAGCACTTGAGAATCCGGACGACGAAGAAGCTTATCAAAAAGCTTTTGACGGAATGGATCAGCATAACGCCTGGGATTTTGAAACACAATACAAACAGATTTTATTTAAATTAAAACTGGAAGATTTTAAACTTAAAGTAAAAAATCTTTCAGGTGGACAAAAAAAACGTCTTTCATTGGCTATTATCTTAATCAATCGTCCGGATTTATTGATTTTGGATGAGCCAACCAATCACTTAGATCTTGAAATGATCGAATGGTTAGAAAGTTATTTTGCCAAAGAAAATATTACGTTGTTTATGGTGACGCACGATCGTTTCTTCTTAGAGCGTGTTTGTAATGAAATCATCGAATTGGACAACGGAAAATTATACCAATACAAAGGAAATTATTCTTATTATTTAGAGAAAAAAGAAGAACGAATTACCTCTGAAAATGCCAGCGTTGACAAAGCAAAAAACTTATTTGTAAAAGAATTGGAATGGATGCGCCGTCAGCCAAAAGCGAGAACTACCAAATCGAAATCGCGTCAGGATGATTTTTACGTAATTAAAGAAAAAGCACAAAGTCGTCGTCTTGAAAACAAGGTAGAACTTGAAATTAATATGGAACGTATGGGAAGCAAGATTATTGAGCTTCACAAAATTTCAAAAAAATTCAAAGATCATGTTATTCTGGACAACTTTAGTTTTGATTTTCAGCGTGGAGAACGTATCGGAATTATTGGTAAAAACGGAACCGGTAAATCTACTTTTTTAAATCTTCTTACCGGAACAATTCCACTTGATAGCGGACGTGTGGTAAAAGGTGATACTATTAAAATAGGATATTATACGCAAAGCGGAATCAATCCGAAACCAAATCAGCGTGTAATTGATATTATTAAAGAATACGGAGAGTTTATTCCATTGGCAAAAGGCAGAATGATTTCAGCTTCACAACTGTTAGAGCGTTTTCTTTTTGATGCTAAGAAACAATATGATTTTGTCGAAAAATTAAGCGGTGGAGAATTGAAACGTTTGTATTTATGTACCGTTTTGATTCAGAATCCTAACTTTTTGATTCTTGATGAGCCAACAAATGATTTGGATATTGTAACGCTAAATGTTTTGGAGAGCTTCCTTTTAGATTATCCCGGATGTCTTTTAGTCGTTTCTCACGACCGTTATTTCATGGATAAAATTGTCGATCACCTATTTATCTTTAGAGGAAAAGGTGAAATAGAAAGCTTCCCAGGAAATTATTCTGACTTCAGAGCCTACGAAGATAGTGCCGATGTTGCTCAAAAAGAGGAAAACAAAGCAGAAAAGAAAGATTGGAAACAAAATAATCCGACTGGAAACTTAACTTTCAATGAGCAAAAAGAATATCAAAAACTAGAAAGAGAAATTAAAGATCTGGAAATTGATAAAACTAAAATCGAACAATTATTTTCTGATGGAAAAGTTGCCGATGCTGATATCGAGAAAAAAGCAAATGAATTACAAAATATTATTAATAAAATAGATCAGAAAGAAGAACGTTGGTTTGAGCTTTCGGCTAAAATTGAAGGATAG
- a CDS encoding FKBP-type peptidyl-prolyl cis-trans isomerase, with translation MKYILTSLLALTLFISCNPSDTQPTKTDYTVENEKEIVDYIAKNKLTAQKTDSGLYYVINEAGDGAQPTASSNVTVAYKGYYSNGSIFDQSKAAGISFGLNQVIKGWTEGIPYFKVGGSGILLVPSHLGYGPFDYSGIPGGSVLIFDVKLISVN, from the coding sequence ATGAAATACATCTTAACTTCATTATTAGCATTAACACTTTTTATCTCTTGTAATCCTAGTGATACTCAACCTACAAAAACAGATTATACTGTTGAAAACGAAAAAGAGATAGTTGATTATATTGCCAAAAATAAACTGACAGCTCAAAAAACTGATTCTGGTTTGTATTATGTAATCAATGAAGCCGGAGACGGAGCTCAACCAACTGCAAGTTCTAATGTTACTGTAGCTTATAAAGGTTATTATTCTAATGGAAGTATTTTTGACCAGAGCAAAGCTGCAGGGATTTCCTTTGGGTTAAATCAGGTAATTAAAGGCTGGACAGAAGGTATTCCTTATTTTAAAGTTGGAGGAAGTGGAATATTGTTAGTTCCTTCACATTTAGGTTATGGACCTTTCGATTATAGTGGTATTCCTGGAGGTTCAGTACTTATCTTTGATGTGAAATTAATTTCAGTAAATTAG